The Thermococcus thermotolerans genome contains a region encoding:
- the cas7i gene encoding type I-B CRISPR-associated protein Cas7/Cst2/DevR, whose amino-acid sequence MRFATGMVLIDAPHSALNMLGIDESLADRNVTRVKTFRKGGKRYPYVSPQAWRYWWRFTLKEHFNWELSPLYREQKQVFTAANPLKYPDDDVFGYMRAFKKGGVNVTVTRVSPLKNTPLISILPDRSSLTVDEGYASRHEGDPVPYSQEFYSTVFKGAFSLDLEAIGRFTLISKAGFKNLLTWDDVPRDKKGNPKKGTEDVVREIEDMEHIAKELGVEKRDKEWLMPPEIRKKRATDAIKALRLLTGGAKQTAYHTDITPKFVLLLNVDAGINPFISDIVFEEKGEIKFDSNALAKRLADLKDVIPDGAKLYIGYDEGFVRALGWDIDEIAKAVKESGIEVFTGTVGEAIAEFTKEIEAYYG is encoded by the coding sequence ATGAGATTCGCGACTGGAATGGTGTTGATTGACGCACCGCACTCCGCTTTAAACATGCTCGGAATCGACGAGAGTCTGGCAGATAGAAACGTGACGAGGGTTAAGACCTTTAGGAAGGGCGGAAAACGCTATCCTTACGTTTCGCCCCAAGCTTGGCGCTACTGGTGGCGCTTTACCCTCAAGGAGCACTTTAACTGGGAGCTCTCCCCCCTCTACCGCGAGCAGAAGCAGGTCTTCACCGCGGCGAACCCCCTCAAGTATCCGGACGACGACGTCTTTGGTTATATGAGGGCCTTCAAGAAAGGTGGTGTGAACGTCACAGTCACGAGGGTTTCCCCGCTAAAGAACACGCCTTTGATTTCAATACTCCCCGATAGAAGCTCTCTGACAGTTGATGAGGGCTACGCCTCAAGGCACGAGGGAGACCCAGTTCCCTACAGCCAAGAGTTTTACTCGACGGTTTTTAAGGGGGCGTTTTCCCTCGACCTTGAGGCGATTGGGAGGTTTACCCTGATAAGCAAGGCGGGCTTCAAGAACCTCCTGACATGGGACGACGTTCCAAGGGACAAGAAGGGCAACCCCAAGAAAGGCACTGAGGACGTCGTTAGGGAAATCGAGGACATGGAGCACATAGCGAAGGAACTCGGCGTCGAGAAGCGCGACAAGGAGTGGCTCATGCCACCCGAAATCCGGAAGAAGCGCGCCACCGATGCAATCAAGGCCCTCCGTCTCCTCACAGGTGGGGCAAAGCAGACAGCTTACCACACAGACATTACTCCCAAGTTCGTCCTGCTCCTCAACGTTGACGCGGGCATAAATCCCTTCATAAGCGACATCGTCTTCGAGGAGAAGGGAGAAATCAAGTTCGATTCCAATGCCCTAGCCAAGAGACTTGCCGACCTCAAAGACGTTATCCCCGACGGTGCAAAGCTCTACATCGGCTATGACGAGGGATTCGTTCGCGCCCTCGGCTGGGACATCGATGAAATCGCCAAGGCTGTGAAGGAATCTGGCATTGAGGTCTTCACAGGCACCGTGGGGGAGGCCATAGCGGAGTTTACAAAGGAAATCGAGGCCTACTACGGGTGA